GCGAGATCCTTTCCACGTTACACTCTTTTATGATAGGGAAGATAATGATATCTATCgggaacagttccagtctgatCTTGAGGGACAGACGtggaatgtgcaaacacataacatttatGTTGGACCAGAAGGTGTGGCCGCGGCTGTGAAATTTACTAATGAACAACTGCCTTGGTACAATGTGGGAGAGGATTCAGCCCCTCACATTACATTGGCGGTCCACGAGGGTCATGGGCCAAGAGATCTGGGACCAATGGTCAAGCGGGCGCTGGACAACGCATGCTGGCAAGGCACCCAAATTCCAAACGTCTGGTAtgcaccaaaatgtaaaatatatcgcATAACTTGTTTGTCCAACGATGCAGTGATCTTAGAACATAAAGAAATCTCCAGAATACATGGCAGGGAAAGAATGGATCATCCTGATGCAGTAGCTGAGCTCTCAAAATTGCCTGGTACTTTGTGGTCCGCAGGGCCCACAGATGTAGGTCTAGCTAACTGTTCGCCTGTCCTGTTCCGGCTGAAGTCTGACATACCATTTAACAGACCATAATAGAAGCACAAAACTAAAGACCAAAAGTGGTTCACATGTATTGACCTAGCGAATGCATTCTTTTGTCTCCCACTGCACGAGTcactcagagacattttctcattcacaTACAGAGGCCGCAAATTTAGGTACACACGCCTACCACAAGGCTTTGCACTCTCACCAGGAATTTTTAATCAGGTGTTGAAAGAGACATTGTCCCCATGTCAACTGCCAGGGGGCTGTACATTAATAGAGTATGTTGATGATCTTCTTATTGCAGCCCCGTCAGCAGCGGCCTGTACGGCAGCATCGCTCGTGGTGTTGAACAGATTGGCGGAGTGTGGCTTCAaagtgagcaaagaaaaactgcagttggtCCGGCCAGAGGTAACATTCCTGGGCCGGGTGATCGCACACAGATCAGTGGggttaatgaacacacacagagaccaaattctgacacatccaaaaccaagaactgtgaaggagttgctttcctttcttggcttgacaggttacagcaggcagttcaTTCCGAACTATGCGGGTAAAACGGCCCCTTTAAGGGACCTGATCAAGAAAGTTGGTGTTCGAAATCTGAAGGCTGAATTGCCTTGGACGCCGGACACAGAGACAGCGTTCATTTCACTAAAACAGGATTTGTCAAGAGCCACAGATCTGGCCACACCTAACTATGATGAGGCATTTTatcttgatgtttcagaaacaaagggagttgtgaatggtgtgttgtttcagaaaaaagggggaggtagGGATGTACTTATGTATGTCAGCATAAGATTAAATTCAACAGAAGCAAGGcatcccacatgcacacaacacgcagcaggagtagcaaagataattcagaaaacagcacatatagtgagGGAACACCCACTGAAAGTGCTTACTACACACAGTGTAGTGGCCTATGTGAACTCACAGGCATTCACAATGACTCCACTGACGCAACAAAGGTTCAGCAAAATTTTAGAGGCGCCAAATCTGATATTCACACATGAAGGAATAAATATGGCAGACCTAATGGGGTCAGGAgaaccacatgactgtattaagaaagcccaggttGAAGGAAAAATCGAGGGACAACAGTCGGCCCAGAGAGCTGAAGTGATAGCCCTAACTCGAGCCCTGAGGTTGGCTAAAAACATGAGAGTGAACATCTACACTGACTCAGCATATGCGTTTGGAGCAGCTCATGTGGAACTGGCTCAGTGGAAGGGAGCCGGGTTCAGAACGGCCACTAATGCACCCATCTGTCACAAAAAGGCCCTGGAGGACCCAGACGAGGTAagtattataaaatgcaaaggccACTCACAAGCAGACAGTATGGTGGCAAGAGGAAATCAGAAAGCTGACGAAGCCGCAAAGGAAGCAGCGGGCTACAAAGGACAGAGACAACTGGTGCAGGTAACCCCAGAAGAGGAGGTTAGCACTAACAGCATGGAAGAAGTTAGACAGGCTCAGGAGGAGACATCCccagaggaaaagggggtgTGGGAAAACAAAGGAGCCTGGCAAGATGGCGGTTTGTGGAGGGGGCCAGATGGGCGTCCCGCTTTAACGGCCAAAATGGCGGAACAAAAGGTGAATGAGGCTCACGGGCTTGGTCACgtgggagtgaaacagatggagagaaatttgtgCCGATGGTGGCATCCTGATTTGAGAAGGATGATACTGGAAAAGGCCAGAACGTGCCTAATTTGTGGGGCACACAACCCAAAGCCAGCAGTAAAACCTGAAGCTGGTAAGTTTCTCATGCCAGAAAGGCCAGGAGAAGAGGTCGTGATTGATTATACCGACATGATTGATACAGGCCCAGGTGGGGTGAGgtatttgttggtgtgtgtggatgttctGACTGGATGGCCCGAAGCATGGGCGACCAAATGTGAAGACGCGAAAAGCGTGATTAAGTGCTTAATCAATCATTACATTCCAAGGCATGGGTTTCCCAAGAGAATTAGATCAGACAATGGTACTCACTTCAAGAATAAAGATTTGCAAGAGGTAGAGAGGATGTTGGGAGTGCAACATAAGTTCGGGACGGTCTTTCATCCTCAATCTCAAGGAAAGGTAGAGAGGATGaacctaaatttgaaaaacaagttggctAAAATTTGTGCGCAGACAGGGCTAAATTGGGTCGCAGCCCTGCCCATTGCTTTGATGACcataagatgtttatgatgatgttaactttgtatttcaggtgcagttataactattttatacatattgcattttgtgcttttaaaggagttgtggctcaaatttgtctctggagggtcacgagcctttggctagcgctatgattagccaatctactgtgaggataatatgagttcatgaaggattgcgcacgcttacagacacagagttaagaaacacacatgacagtattgattccaggcaaaaggccctaaattcatttagcttttaactgaacttaaagaaggaccaaagaggaaggaaagcatatattttggttaagtctgatacattagaattagaaggtattgttacattaagggagcaaaatgaaataaaaaggttataccaaaacaggtgataacataggaaatgtgaggttttaaaatgaagttagtgttaacacataggagttgtttcaaggcagcatttagctatgatgaaatgtatacaggagtaattgcttatatgcttaaacttaattgattaaagtggttgttttcttttggagtagattaacttgcagcagcgacaacttgtgcacaggatgttgatgatcagataagggaaagTAGAGCGAGCAACTGGACGTGAAACCAGCgcttaaaagaattttaaagtgatgagtaacgttgaagagtatacataaatacaagtcaataagttaagaagataattaggatcaggcttttgattaaagagtcccagataggataagttagggagatgcaggaaaggtgttttgtttcctttgcagaagatcgatctcggcgaccacaggaggggcgaggatcctggagatctcgaggttcgagaccaccagagaagggtctgcgtgaggacacaatgtattgtgacctctggtgttccagaggtcaaaagggggagtgtcgaggagggaaattattttactgctattgttaaataattgtcattgcattaataatataatctgcagcatggatattgcattccaaggtttaaacagtgtctctttcagaaagactgagttgcaggctgacaggaagttgtatgtagaaagaagcaggaagttattttgagccgcaggctaagacgaggctttaacaatgtaacagatagctttaagaaggccttaagcagttatgactattttatacacaatgcatatctgtgcttattaaagagttggagctcggtcaattaattgggggtcggaagctttgttcggcgcgatgttcggacaatctattgtgcaagtgacttggagccatagaaggaatcgcaatacatgcttacaaaacacttatatatcagatcattttatattaaggttttagtagaggttcttgattaaaacatttatttagtagaagacatacacatagtctcagtgagcttctggtctggtaaaaggtcagaagtgcaacaggtgaattgagaaagagcatttgaggacgagacacagacagtaggtgaagaggtgacacaaagagcatgtgaggtcaacacacacacacacacacacactttaaattagatttatttagaggagaggttagttatgtttggctgtaactgcaaaattgtcttggtaaaagaggaaccgtttcttggtgtctcggcaagaaagaggaacaagacaagaactgaaaggtagacaggaagggctagtcatgaaaatagaagatgattttctaggtgaaaagtcatgatgatgttgatctgatctatgtataaaatgtatctgtgacgcatgaaggggcgtcagtaaacaaaccctgatgctataaaatatctgttcatgctttgattaagtcgaagactacttcctgtctgcgtacagagttgtcttcccacgcgtgtattcattaaaatcatcgtttgacttcacccggccggatcggtgtggttattcttcgatcacctcttgtacccttcctcaatattgaatcttaacactatacatcaatacaaccactatagcccagattttaataatatgtatgcattaagtgcatagtaattgcataaattgcaaaaaagtgcaataaactacaaaaaaattgaaaatcgtttttgcttttttaacatatatttctagttagagaaatttaagaggcttatccctcaaaactgtaaatacaaaaaagttgcacaaaatagtttcctaccacaggaaatttattttgagtgtcttcctagttttatttttgaaatacaccaatttttatacactgcaggaaaaacgaaaataaatattatagtgcaaatttgcaaaaaagcagcatatgcatcaaaataaactatttccagcagtgcaatatgagtcctaagcatcccagaaacgacacagaaagtcataaagtcaaagataatttttaaaaacacaagtataggctcatgaggctatatggtaaaaaaactacatttccgcgaaaatgacgtcacttccggtttcgggcaggtaatggcggacatacaaaagttcgcgctgacgtctattccaacataggaagtgttacgaacagctgatcggatcggcaaagcgtgtttctggaatattatgtttttgttgctgaaagcgctttttatgcagtttttgcaaagctatatgtggaaggaaaccgtgacctaggacaagctgatggcataagatgtaagtacaactcctccggtttcatatgcaaaaaaaatattgtgctagcttacgtggttgcagtgctactgggatttaaaaatagttacgcaaaacagagtcTAAAATTTTTGTCATTTACTCCCTAAAGAGTCATCTACTCCCTAAAGGCAACCATAAATGAGGACTTTACTTAGGCCCCACAGGCTTCTACATCTTCTTCTGAAGTCTTCATTTCACGTCTTTTATGctgtcttccttttctctccccAACCAGTTGTAGAGGAtggttgcccctccctgagcctggttctccttgagatttcttcctgttaaaagggatttcttccttcccactgttgccaaagtgcttgctcataggggtcatatgattgttgagtttttctctgaaCTGAATCTAGTTATGAGCTGTGCATGTAATTTGGTGGTTGTGCTGGAAGTTGGGGTTACATAAGAAGTCTTTTTAAGGCCCACCAAAATCTTAGGGCTGCCCCTGGACAGCCCATCAATAGGGTTCAAGAGTTTGTTGTTACCAGGgtttcagacactgatgttgacAACAGCACTGCTATAAaggtggtgttgtgtttagcagTTTCACCCCAGTTCTTTTTATTACTCAGGCCTCCAGAGATGACACCGGGACTCAGAAGttatttcacaaaacctttattcatcttcaatCACTCATGCACCTTCTAGAAGGGAGATTTACATGGCCCGGCAATTCCTCTGCAAATCTCAACTTCTTTGTCTGTTACAACCAATTTTATAGAAGCAACCCCCCAACGTAAAACCCACATGGTGTGTTGTAAACCCaaaatgctgtgtttgtgtatgtatatgcGAGCATGTGAGtggctgaatgtgtgtgtacccgtgtgtgtgtgtgtgtgcatgtgagtgaatgtgtgtatgtgtctccaTGTATGTGAATTCCTGCCAGTCAAAAAAGCCATCTCCACACACCCAAGCTACACCAAACTCCTCTACAAAACATAGTTAACAGATTACAAGCACTGAGACCCCCACTCTACTTCCATTTGGCAGTTTCCACTGGGCGTTGGCCTCTTGTTGTCTTACTTTTACAGCTAAGCATGAGGGAGGGTCTCCTGCAAACCTGCTTCTGTTGTGACAGTTATGAGCCTTTATTACATTCAGGGACAAGGGTAACAGACTTCTTCTCGCATTCCTATCTGTTCCATACAGTCCTAGCATCCCCCAACTGTGGCTTCCTATTTCTTTTTATGACAGGCAGACCCCCAGCGTTAATGAATTCCTCTCCCTCTACACAATTATACACACACTCAGGCCTATAGCTAAACCAACCTAAAACACACAGACGTTCACAAATCCTTTCCTATTCCTCTGATCTACAGCTGCACCCTTTCAACTCAGCAAACTTAAGCACTTTGTATTCTAATCATTGTTTTCTTGTACTCACAgtggcaaaataaaaaaagattctgATTTGATTGTTCTTTGTACTGTGGATCACTCCAAGCAGTAAAAATCATAgggatttaaaattatttaacagAAGTAGGAACACAAAAATGGATGTGTGCTAGCTGTGTGACTCTGGCTCAGTGGATTGGAGATGGCAGCCCTAACATAGAACTCTATGTAACCAACCTGAGGTTGTACTAAAGCCCAAACTGAATATATACTACTATAACAGAAAAGCTGCTATATCTGGTCTAGTTCTCAAGAAATAATGCATACTGATCAtgaaagccaaaaataaattaatagaaatcacagttttattttgttatttacgcTCTTTGCTGAGCAATTGTAATGTCTGATTAAAAGGTTTTAGATATACTATGAAACAAAGAAGGACTATCAATGCAACTTAACAAATAAATCTCAGTAATACACCCAACCATGTGACAAGCATTTCTAGTTTGTGCAATGCAATTAAACAATTGAAAACAGGCAATAAATCCCTGTGCAGTGTATGCATCACTGGACTTTGAGTTATCAAAGTCCAGTGATGAGGCCTTGAGTTGTTTACAATACCCAGAAATAAAATACTGCCAGGCACAAcctcaaaataaattaataatttctTCATGCACAAAAAATGTAGACGGTCGGAAGACCTGccttatattatatatattattataattaaattttgttacaaagaaaactca
This sequence is a window from Astatotilapia calliptera unplaced genomic scaffold, fAstCal1.2 U_scaffold_58, whole genome shotgun sequence. Protein-coding genes within it:
- the LOC113018307 gene encoding uncharacterized protein LOC113018307 isoform X2, with the translated sequence MNTHRDQILTHPKPRTVKELLSFLGLTGYSRQFIPNYAGKTAPLRDLIKKVGVRNLKAELPWTPDTETAFISLKQDLSRATDLATPNYDEAFYLDVSETKGVVNGVLFQKKGGGRDVLMYVSIRLNSTEARHPTCTQHAAGVAKIIQKTAHIVREHPLKVLTTHSVVAYVNSQAFTMTPLTQQRFSKILEAPNLIFTHEGINMADLMGSGEPHDCIKKAQVEGKIEGQQSAQRAEVIALTRALRLAKNMRVNIYTDSAYAFGAAHVELAQWKGAGFRTATNAPICHKKALEDPDEVSIIKCKGHSQADSMVARGNQKADEAAKEAAGYKGQRQLVQVTPEEEVSTNSMEEVRQAQEETSPEEKGVWENKGAWQDGGLWRGPDGRPALTAKMAEQKVNEAHGLGHVGVKQMERNLCRWWHPDLRRMILEKARTCLICGAHNPKPAVKPEAGKFLMPERPGEEVVIDYTDMIDTGPGGVRYLLVCVDVLTGWPEAWATKCEDAKSVIKCLINHYIPRHGFPKRIRSDNGTHFKNKDLQEVERMNLNLKNKLAKICAQTGLNWVAALPIALMTIRCL
- the LOC113018307 gene encoding uncharacterized protein LOC113018307 isoform X1, which encodes MNTHRDQILTHPKPRTVKELLSFLGLTGYSRQFIPNYAGKTAPLRDLIKKVGVRNLKAELPWTPDTETAFISLKQDLSRATDLATPNYDEAFYLDVSETKGVVNGVLFQKKGGGRDVLMYVSIRLNSTEARHPTCTQHAAGVAKIIQKTAHIVREHPLKVLTTHSVVAYVNSQAFTMTPLTQQRFSKILEAPNLIFTHEGINMADLMGSGEPHDCIKKAQVEGKIEGQQSAQRAEVIALTRALRLAKNMRVNIYTDSAYAFGAAHVELAQWKGAGFRTATNAPICHKKALEDPDEVSIIKCKGHSQADSMVARGNQKADEAAKEAAGYKGQRQLVQVTPEEEVSTNSMEEVRQAQEETSPEEKGVWENKGAWQDGGLWRGPDGRPALTAKMAEQKVNEAHGLGHVGVKQMERNLCRWWHPDLRRMILEKARTCLICGAHNPKPAVKPEAGKFLMPERPGEEVVIDYTDMIDTGPGGVRYLLVCVDVLTGWPEAWATKCEDAKSVIKCLINHYIPRHGFPKRIRSDNGTHFKNKDLQEVERMNLNLKNKLAKICAQTGLNWVAALPIALMTIRCL